Genomic segment of Neofelis nebulosa isolate mNeoNeb1 chromosome 17, mNeoNeb1.pri, whole genome shotgun sequence:
aaatgatgacGATGCTTTCACAGCTTAAAAAACtaactctgggggcacctgggtggctcagtcggtggagcattcgacttcagctcaggtcataatctcatggttggtgagttccagcccccatcaggctctgtgctgacagctcagagcctgaagcctgccttggattctgtgtctccctctctgtcggTCCTTCCCCTGcggacactctgtctctcaaaaagtaaaataaaacgttaaaaaattaaaaaaaaaatccaactctgTGCAAAGCTCTGGATAGAGTGGCTTCCGAAGATGCCGCTGATTCAGGACttcactctccttccctctggggCTGACAATGGTCAGGGGGTGGTCCATGACTGTCCTTTGCCCTGTGTCTGCAGGTCTCCCCAAGGGGTAGACAGGCCCAGGATTCACACTCAGGAAGGttagggcaggggagaggcaatgAGGGAAGCAGTCCCCGAGGGAGGTTTGCCAGCCCTGCTTCCAGGGCTTCCCTTTGCTGTCCAAATGTGATCACATCCAGCAGCTcttgtcccttccccttccccagtccAGAGCAGCCATGGTTCCCAGCCCCCACTATCCAGCCGAGGACCCCTTTCTGTCCAGGTCCGGTTACTCTTGGGTGGAAACAGGATCACAGGCTGGAGAAAAAGGGTGAGAGCCGAGATTGTCTCTCTTTCATCATCAGCACCTTGGACAGGTCTCTGAacgcctctgtgcctcagtttgtcAACTAGAAAGGATAGCCGTATTTTCCTCGTAGGGTTCTTGAAAATGTCATGAATTAATACCCGTAAAAAGCGCTTAGGACAGGGTCTGCTATGGGGTGGGCCTCAATAAACTATCTGTTATTATCCGTTATTATCACTGTCAACATTGGGGTGCCCTGGGTTCGTAGCGGAAGACGGGTCCCAGCCGCCAGCATGGCCTTGCTGTGTATCCTTGGGGGGAGCGACCAGTCTTTCTGGGCCCCACGTCCCTGTCTGTGAAATGACAGAGTTAGCATTTCCCAAAGCATGATGCCACAGCGGTGCATTTTACACAGTTCCCTGGAAGGAAGTTCGAAAATCTGAGTTGggtctttattttaatatctgtcCGGAAAAATATATCTGGATCCCCAGACCTGCACTTTTAGAGATCCATTGCTTAGAAAGAGGCTCAATTGGGCATCGCCACCCTCTTGCAGGAGGACGTCCACCCTCTTACAGCCCAGAGGTTATGGCaaggggtgtggggagaagggggtgtCCCTGACTCCCCTCACTGCAGACCTCTCTCCCTACAGGCGCTGTTAAGTCAGCTTTGCTGTGTGAGGTGGGCCACCTCCCCCCAGCTTGCTGCTCGGCTCGTACGAAGATCAACCCAGGagtcccccccctgcccccctcaagTTCCTCACTCCATCTGTAACCCTCCTTTGCATAGCCCTTACTCACCTCCTTCCTGTTTCTTAAAAACCCTTCCCACATTCCCCGGACCGAGGTCTCCTGCTTTTCCACGCTCTTCTCTTTGCTGGCTACCttgcttatttccttatttcacaCCGGGGTCCCGGGAAGCGTCGGCACCCTGAATGAACTTGCCTGGCGTTCTCAACACTCCCTGACTGCGGTCTGTCCTGTCTCAAACTATCTTGCATATTTCGCCATTTCCACACAGCCACACTTACTTTCTCCGATCTCTCCAAATATCTccctttttatacatttttttaatgtttatttatttttgagagagagagagagagagagagagagagaggagggggggcagagagagagagagagacacgtacacagaatccaaagcaggctccaggctccgagctgtcagcacggagccccacgcagggcttgaactcacaaactgagatcatgacctgagcccaagtcggacgcttaactgactgacccccccaggcaccccatacaaaTATCTTCCTCTTACCACCACCCGTACCCCACTATTCCCTCATTTACACTCTGACTGGGTCTGTAGACACCCCCTTGACAAGACAAAGCTTTTATaatcccgccccccctcccccaagcctccTCCCTGTCCTAATTCTGTCCTTCCTCCAACTTTTCCCTCTCCAGCTCTACCCTTCCCCGCCCAGGCTGGCCCACAATTCACGGTCACCCTCGTCTCTTCCCCGTGGACTACCTCCTGCCATGTTCCCCTGAGCCCCCAAGGAGGGGGCTCAGGGGGCCCGATGGCCTCCCGCCCCCCGTGGCCCCACAGCCCCCGTGGGCCAGGGGAAGTGCCTCGAAAGCCCCAGTGCCGAGGATGGGCAACCGCACGTGGGAGGGCTGCCACGTGGACTCGCGCGTGGACCACCTCTTCCCGCCGTCCCTCTACATCTTCGTCATCGGGGTGGGCCTGCCCACCAACTGCCTGGCCCTGTGGGCGGCCTACCGCCAGGTGCGGCAGCGCAACGAGCTGGGCGTGTACCTGATGAACCTGAGCATCGCCGACCTGCTGTACATCTGCACGCTGCCGCTGTGGGTCGACTACTTCCTGCACCACGACAACTGGATCCACGGCCCCGGCTCCTGCAAGCTCTTCGGGTTCATCTTCTACACCAACATCTACATCAGCATCGCCTTCCTGTGCTGCATCTCCGTGGACCGGTACCTGGCTGTGGCCCACCCGCTGCGGTTTGCCCGCCTGCGCCGCGTCAAGACGGCCGTGGCCGTGAGCTCTGTGGTCTGGGCCACGGAGCTGGGGGCCAACTCGGCACCCCTGTTCCACGACGAGCTCTTCCGTGACCGCTACAACCACACCTTCTGCTTTGAGAAGTTCCCCATGGAGGGCTGGGTGGCCTGGATGAACCTCTACCGGGTCTTTGTGGGCTTCCTCTTCCCGTGGGCGCTCATGCTGCTGTCCTACCGCGGCATCCTGCGGGCCGTGCGGGGCAGCGTGTCCACCGAGCGTCAGGAGAAGGCCAAGATCAAGCGGCTGGCCCTCAGCCTCATCGCCATCGTGCTGGTCTGCTTCGCGCCATACCACGTGCTCCTGCTCTCACGCAGCGCCGTCTACCTGGGCCGCCCGTGGGACTGTGGCTTCGAGGAGCGCGTCTTCTCAGCGTACCACAGCTCACTGGCCTTCACCAGCCTCAACTGCGTGGCCGACCCCATCCTCTACTGCCTCGTCAACGAGGGGGCCCGCAGCGACGTGGCCAAGGCCCTGCACAATCTGCTCCGCTTCCTGGCCAGTGACAAGCCGCAGGAGATGGCCAACGCGTCGCTCACCCTGGAGACCCCGCTCACTTCCAAGAGGAACAGCATGGCCAAGGCCATGGCAGCTGGCTGGGCGGCAGCTCCACCCTCCCAGGCGGACCAGGTCCAGCTAAAGATGCTGCCGCCAGCACAGTGAACCTCCGACTTGCGCACAACTCCCTCTCCCCGCTCCTCAAATCGTAGCCCACGTTCCCTTCCCTCCTGGTCTGATGTATGCAAACCGTATGCAAATAAGGCTGCGTTAACATTCGGGAGAGtgtaagaaaataggaaaacgGTGAGGTTGGTGGGTCACTGGTCCATCATCATCCACCGTGACCTCCTTCAGTTTATCTGTGCCTAGCACTGCGCTGGGTGGTACTCGTGACATAGCGGTGACCAAGGACACCGCTGGCCCTCCTTCACTCGCCCACACTCCCATGGGGGAGGCAGACCTGCCCCCAGACAGTGATGATCCTGACTGGGTGGGGGCTCAGACAGGGAGCCCAAAGGACATCGGACCCAGTCtgtgagtcagggagggcttcctggaggaggggacaagGTAAATGAAGTCAAATGTTTGGTCTCCAGAAGGTAaagaccaaaagagaaaaaaggatattTCCAACAAGGAGGTAGAATTTTTGTGACTGAAGGAGACGGAAGAAGAAATTCACTGAGTGCAGAGTGAACATCTTTGCCCTTGGGAAGCCCCTGATCATATAAGGGAGTGAGGGCACAAAGAACACGTGTGAGTTTCTAGATAAACCGTGTTCTCCAAGTCAGGACTGAGGGCTAGGGAGACTTTCAGAACCTAAGGGAAGGGCAATTGGGGCAGACTGGCTGGAGGAGTGGCGAGCAGGGCAAGCTTGGGAAGGGGCTCAGGACAAGAGAAgggtatttattcatttgttcaacagagatttatttatatctactctctgcccagccctgtgctggctggggctgggaaCACAAGGGTGACCAAATCagcccaggccccaccctcaCGGGGCTCAcggtaaacaagtaaataaaaataaatacaatctttGGAACTGGTAAGTGTACTGGGGAAAAATACAGCCGACTGAGGGGACGGAGAACTCTGATCTAG
This window contains:
- the GPR4 gene encoding G-protein coupled receptor 4, whose product is MGNRTWEGCHVDSRVDHLFPPSLYIFVIGVGLPTNCLALWAAYRQVRQRNELGVYLMNLSIADLLYICTLPLWVDYFLHHDNWIHGPGSCKLFGFIFYTNIYISIAFLCCISVDRYLAVAHPLRFARLRRVKTAVAVSSVVWATELGANSAPLFHDELFRDRYNHTFCFEKFPMEGWVAWMNLYRVFVGFLFPWALMLLSYRGILRAVRGSVSTERQEKAKIKRLALSLIAIVLVCFAPYHVLLLSRSAVYLGRPWDCGFEERVFSAYHSSLAFTSLNCVADPILYCLVNEGARSDVAKALHNLLRFLASDKPQEMANASLTLETPLTSKRNSMAKAMAAGWAAAPPSQADQVQLKMLPPAQ